One window of Macrococcus sp. 19Msa1099 genomic DNA carries:
- the dnaA gene encoding chromosomal replication initiator protein DnaA — MSGIDTIWEKVLANIKHRLAPASYDTWFKDTKIKVLNNHQVVIQAPTSFISEWLQTNYIDFIQEAFIEEIGEKLNIKVISSEDELTNNEKEVPVRKMQQTNQELLPNQLNTDNTFDTFVIGSGNRFSHAASLAVAEAPAKAYNPLFIYGGVGLGKTHLMHAIGHYVMEHKENAKVVYISSEKFMNEFINSIKDNKTEEFRSKYRNVDVLLIDDIQFLAGKESTQEEFFHTFNELHQNHKQIVISSDRAPKEIPTLEERLRTRFEWGLITDVTPPDLETRIAILRKKSEEENIDIPNEAMLYIATQIQSNIRELEGALTRVSAYSKLVNRELNSDLVAEALKDIIATSKPKKVTIKDIQLAVGEYYNVRLEDFSAKKRTKSIAFPRQIAMYLARELTDFSLPKIGEEFGGRDHTTVIHAHEKIKNQLETDESLKNELKNIEKDITS; from the coding sequence CACCTACTTCTTTTATTTCAGAATGGCTGCAAACAAATTATATTGATTTTATTCAAGAAGCATTTATCGAAGAGATCGGAGAAAAACTCAATATAAAAGTGATTTCTTCTGAAGATGAACTTACGAATAATGAAAAAGAAGTCCCTGTAAGAAAGATGCAGCAAACAAATCAGGAACTATTACCAAATCAGTTAAATACAGATAATACATTTGATACGTTCGTAATCGGCAGTGGAAATCGATTCAGCCATGCAGCAAGTTTAGCTGTCGCAGAAGCGCCCGCAAAAGCTTATAACCCCCTATTTATCTATGGTGGTGTAGGACTTGGTAAAACGCACCTCATGCATGCAATTGGACATTACGTGATGGAGCATAAAGAAAATGCGAAAGTTGTTTATATTTCTAGTGAAAAGTTTATGAATGAATTTATTAATTCGATTAAAGATAACAAGACTGAAGAATTCCGATCAAAATATCGAAATGTGGATGTTCTTTTAATTGATGATATTCAGTTTCTTGCTGGTAAAGAATCTACCCAAGAAGAATTCTTCCATACTTTCAATGAGTTACATCAGAACCATAAACAAATTGTTATTTCTAGTGACCGTGCACCGAAAGAAATCCCAACATTAGAAGAGCGCCTTCGTACCCGCTTCGAGTGGGGATTAATTACCGATGTAACGCCACCTGATCTGGAAACTAGAATTGCTATCTTAAGAAAGAAATCAGAAGAAGAAAATATTGATATCCCGAACGAAGCAATGCTTTATATCGCTACGCAAATTCAGTCCAATATTCGTGAATTAGAAGGTGCTTTAACACGTGTCTCTGCATATTCAAAACTTGTAAATCGTGAACTTAATTCCGATCTTGTCGCTGAAGCATTAAAAGATATTATTGCTACTAGTAAGCCTAAAAAAGTAACGATTAAGGATATTCAACTTGCAGTCGGAGAATATTATAATGTGCGTCTCGAAGATTTTAGTGCTAAGAAACGTACGAAATCGATTGCTTTTCCTAGACAAATAGCAATGTATCTTGCACGTGAACTAACAGACTTCTCTTTACCAAAGATTGGTGAAGAATTTGGTGGACGAGATCATACTACAGTGATACACGCACATGAAAAGATAAAAAATCAACTGGAAACAGACGAGAGCTTAAAGAACGAACTGAAAAATATCGAAAAAGATATCACCAGCTAA
- the dnaN gene encoding DNA polymerase III subunit beta encodes MKFTIQRDYFIAQLNDTLKAISPRTTLPVLTGIKLDVFDNRLVLTGSDSEVSIEITIHSELNHEEILTVEDKGSIVLPGRFFVDIIKKLPADTVTIETNDQFQAKITSGQSEFNVSGIDSDQYPLLPQVSEEEAITLPVKVLKNIIKQTNFAVSTSETRPVLTGVNWLIRDNILNCTATDSHRLALRKLKLEDTNIDEINVIIPGKALSELNKIIGDNEDTIDIFFAANQVLFKFGHINFISRLLEGNYPDTSRLFPEISETALSINNGDFFHAIDRASLLAREGGNNVIKLSATDNAVELSSTSPEIGTVKEDVKTSKFDGTGIKISFNSKYMMDALRAIDVDDVRVEFFGTMRPFILKPDEDDNLIQLILPIRTY; translated from the coding sequence ATGAAATTTACAATTCAAAGAGACTACTTTATAGCACAATTAAATGACACATTAAAAGCAATCTCACCAAGAACAACTTTACCTGTCTTAACCGGTATTAAATTAGATGTGTTTGATAACCGACTTGTCTTAACCGGTTCAGATTCTGAAGTATCTATCGAAATTACAATTCATTCAGAACTCAATCATGAAGAAATTCTTACAGTAGAAGATAAAGGATCAATCGTACTACCAGGTAGATTCTTTGTTGATATCATAAAAAAACTTCCTGCTGACACAGTAACCATTGAAACGAATGATCAATTCCAGGCAAAAATCACATCAGGGCAATCAGAGTTCAATGTTTCAGGAATTGATTCTGATCAATATCCACTTCTACCACAAGTAAGTGAAGAAGAAGCAATCACATTACCTGTAAAAGTTCTTAAAAACATTATAAAGCAAACAAATTTTGCAGTGTCCACGTCAGAAACACGTCCAGTATTAACAGGTGTTAACTGGCTGATAAGAGATAATATATTAAACTGTACTGCAACAGATTCACATCGCTTAGCTTTACGTAAACTAAAACTAGAAGATACGAATATCGACGAAATTAATGTCATTATTCCTGGTAAAGCTTTAAGCGAACTCAATAAAATTATTGGAGATAATGAAGATACGATTGATATTTTCTTTGCAGCGAACCAAGTTTTATTCAAATTTGGACATATTAACTTTATTTCTCGTTTACTTGAAGGAAATTATCCAGATACATCGAGATTATTCCCTGAAATCTCAGAAACAGCACTTTCAATTAATAATGGTGACTTTTTCCATGCTATAGATCGTGCATCGTTATTAGCGCGTGAAGGCGGAAATAATGTCATTAAGCTATCTGCAACTGACAATGCGGTAGAATTATCATCTACGTCTCCTGAAATAGGTACTGTAAAGGAAGATGTAAAGACATCTAAATTCGATGGAACTGGAATTAAAATCTCTTTTAACTCTAAGTACATGATGGATGCGTTGCGTGCAATCGATGTTGATGATGTACGTGTTGAATTCTTTGGAACGATGAGACCTTTCATTCTAAAACCTGACGAAGACGATAATTTAATCCAATTGATTTTACCGATTAGAACATATTAA
- a CDS encoding ABC transporter ATP-binding protein: protein MSMLKLENVSKQFEEFKAVDNVNIEVPQGEMLGFLGGNGAGKTTTFRMILGLLEKSSGTITFDGKPINYSMTDNIGYLPEERGLNPKLKVSEQIQYLARLKGMKKSEIDQALDYWLERFEVPENKHKKIEELSKGNQQKIQLIGAIIHNPKLLILDEPFSGLDPVNVEILKSAVKEMNDNGATIVFSSHRMEHVEEMCDYVCILNKGKTVVSGNIKQVKHDFGKKEIIIEGDHDFSHLAEIEGVIKFKQNKNDVRLTIKDQSIAPIVFEAVKNIGFVTRFQVDEPSLNDIFIEKVGGAIG, encoded by the coding sequence ATGTCTATGTTAAAACTTGAAAATGTATCAAAGCAGTTTGAAGAGTTTAAAGCTGTGGATAATGTCAATATTGAAGTTCCTCAAGGAGAAATGCTCGGATTTCTTGGTGGGAATGGTGCAGGTAAGACAACAACTTTCAGGATGATTCTTGGTTTGTTAGAAAAGTCATCAGGGACAATTACGTTTGATGGAAAACCGATTAATTATTCAATGACAGATAATATCGGATATTTACCTGAGGAGCGTGGTTTAAATCCGAAATTGAAAGTTTCGGAACAAATTCAATATTTGGCACGTTTAAAAGGTATGAAAAAGTCAGAAATTGATCAAGCGTTAGATTACTGGTTAGAGCGTTTCGAAGTACCGGAGAATAAACATAAAAAAATTGAAGAATTATCAAAAGGTAATCAGCAAAAAATTCAATTAATCGGAGCAATTATACATAATCCTAAATTATTAATACTAGATGAGCCATTCAGTGGATTAGATCCAGTAAACGTTGAAATTCTTAAATCAGCAGTAAAAGAGATGAACGACAATGGAGCAACGATTGTGTTTAGTTCACATCGTATGGAACACGTAGAAGAAATGTGTGATTATGTGTGCATATTAAATAAAGGCAAGACGGTTGTTTCGGGTAATATTAAGCAAGTGAAACACGATTTTGGAAAGAAAGAAATTATTATCGAAGGGGACCATGATTTTAGTCATCTCGCTGAAATTGAGGGTGTTATAAAGTTCAAACAAAATAAAAATGATGTAAGATTAACGATTAAAGATCAATCGATTGCACCCATTGTTTTTGAAGCGGTAAAAAACATAGGTTTTGTAACAAGATTTCAAGTTGATGAACCTTCTCTGAACGACATCTTTATTGAGAAAGTGGGTGGTGCGATTGGATAA
- a CDS encoding ABC transporter permease: MDKFIPTFWLTYWKKISSKSFIFSTLFMIIIFVGLSNADKIYDFFDRSEDEITVISSSDKALATAFKESYHNLDKKKKLKIVDFKKGEEGIKDETYKYLIDIKENEDKTIEAKVYSTEYASDSVMGAVRSTLTAFQSNNIAQSLNLSQDDLSRVMSEAKVTDKVIKPKDANNNVSEQSKALNTALVYAGLFLIFIITINYGSQIATEIAQEKSSRVIEMIITSISPITHLMAKILGVIAVAVTQMMIYAIAIIICIYAFSLEETVSELGFTFGPENIRILIYTIIFLILGLLIYISSSAIVGSLTNRIEDIGQAIMPITMLNMIAFYIAMFSLSKPDTLLVKIASYIPFFTPQIMLLRTISTKTSDIEIMIGIIVCIVTIILLLFIAAKIYKGSVFSTDKSMLKNFKRALKTK; encoded by the coding sequence TTGGATAAATTTATACCGACATTCTGGCTGACATATTGGAAGAAAATATCAAGTAAATCCTTTATCTTCTCGACGCTATTCATGATTATTATATTCGTTGGATTAAGTAATGCTGATAAAATTTATGACTTCTTTGATAGGAGTGAAGATGAAATTACTGTAATTTCAAGCTCGGATAAAGCTTTGGCAACAGCTTTTAAAGAAAGTTATCATAATCTTGACAAGAAAAAGAAACTAAAAATTGTGGATTTTAAAAAAGGTGAAGAAGGGATTAAAGATGAAACTTATAAATATTTAATTGACATAAAGGAAAACGAAGATAAAACAATTGAAGCAAAAGTATATTCAACCGAATACGCAAGTGACAGTGTGATGGGTGCAGTGCGTTCAACTTTAACAGCATTTCAAAGTAACAATATTGCACAATCATTAAATTTATCACAAGATGATTTAAGCCGTGTGATGAGTGAAGCAAAAGTTACAGATAAAGTTATTAAGCCTAAAGATGCGAACAATAACGTATCAGAACAAAGTAAAGCGCTAAATACGGCACTAGTTTATGCAGGCTTATTTTTAATTTTTATTATTACGATTAATTACGGAAGTCAAATTGCTACAGAAATTGCTCAAGAAAAATCTTCGCGTGTGATCGAAATGATTATTACGAGCATCTCTCCGATTACCCACTTAATGGCTAAAATATTAGGTGTAATCGCTGTGGCAGTGACGCAGATGATGATATACGCCATTGCTATTATCATTTGTATATATGCATTTAGCCTGGAAGAAACCGTCAGTGAATTAGGGTTTACCTTTGGTCCAGAAAATATAAGGATATTAATATATACAATCATCTTTTTAATATTGGGATTACTTATCTATATAAGTTCTAGTGCGATTGTTGGATCTTTGACAAACCGTATCGAAGATATAGGACAGGCAATTATGCCCATAACGATGCTAAATATGATTGCTTTTTATATTGCGATGTTTAGTTTATCTAAACCAGATACATTACTTGTAAAAATTGCAAGTTATATTCCGTTCTTCACACCTCAAATCATGTTACTCAGAACGATTTCAACTAAAACGAGTGATATCGAGATTATGATAGGTATAATTGTTTGTATTGTTACAATCATTTTGCTACTCTTTATCGCCGCTAAAATATATAAAGGAAGTGTGTTCAGTACAGATAAAAGTATGCTTAAAAACTTCAAACGTGCACTTAAAACTAAATAA
- a CDS encoding thioredoxin domain-containing protein: MKNKGSLIFTMIMTLLVIGVIAALIIFNQNKKESSVDTESLGTADTNNQQGLKLLDQIDIKDQPMIGKDDAKVTIIEFGDFKCPACKVFELDIKPDLKKKYIDSGKAKLYFINTPFHGEGSMLGSLAAETLIKQEPDKYSAFQQALFEMQPDTEEEWLTIDAVKKAAKTAAVSNVDQLVKDVEALKEKAAVKKDINLVEKHNVTMTPTIVVNGKEVKNPMDPAEVDKVIDEAVKQ; the protein is encoded by the coding sequence ATGAAAAATAAAGGCTCACTGATTTTTACGATGATAATGACTCTGCTTGTTATTGGCGTCATTGCTGCATTGATCATTTTTAACCAGAATAAGAAAGAAAGTTCCGTAGATACGGAATCATTAGGTACTGCAGATACAAACAATCAGCAAGGATTAAAATTATTAGATCAAATCGATATTAAAGATCAACCAATGATTGGTAAAGATGATGCAAAGGTGACCATCATAGAATTTGGAGATTTTAAATGTCCTGCATGTAAGGTGTTTGAATTAGATATCAAACCAGATTTGAAAAAGAAATACATAGATAGCGGAAAAGCTAAGCTGTATTTCATTAATACACCATTTCATGGTGAAGGATCGATGCTTGGGAGTCTGGCCGCTGAAACATTGATTAAACAAGAACCTGACAAGTATAGTGCATTTCAACAGGCATTATTCGAAATGCAACCTGATACAGAAGAAGAATGGTTGACGATTGATGCTGTTAAGAAAGCAGCAAAAACTGCCGCTGTCAGTAATGTAGACCAACTTGTAAAAGATGTTGAAGCTTTAAAAGAAAAAGCAGCAGTTAAAAAGGATATCAATCTCGTTGAAAAACATAATGTGACAATGACACCGACGATCGTTGTAAACGGAAAAGAAGTTAAAAATCCAATGGATCCTGCTGAAGTGGACAAAGTAATCGATGAGGCAGTTAAACAATGA
- a CDS encoding disulfide oxidoreductase: protein MKNTTYFYISWVIALVATLGSLYFSQIRHFIPCEMCWYQRILMYPIVIIAGFAVFNHTYHYKYLIMTFSIIGFCFSCYHYMEQKIPGFAEVKPCVGGVPCSAQYINYFGFVTIPFLAGIAFLLITITMLCVKKENYAN, encoded by the coding sequence ATGAAAAATACTACATACTTCTATATTTCCTGGGTAATTGCACTTGTCGCCACATTGGGAAGTCTGTACTTTTCTCAAATACGTCATTTTATTCCTTGTGAGATGTGCTGGTATCAGAGGATACTTATGTATCCTATAGTGATTATTGCAGGGTTTGCAGTATTTAATCACACTTATCATTATAAATATTTAATAATGACTTTCTCTATCATAGGTTTCTGCTTCTCATGTTATCATTATATGGAGCAGAAGATACCAGGATTTGCAGAGGTTAAACCTTGTGTTGGAGGAGTGCCTTGTAGTGCTCAGTATATTAATTATTTTGGATTTGTCACGATTCCTTTTTTAGCGGGCATCGCATTTCTACTAATTACAATAACTATGTTGTGTGTAAAAAAAGAAAATTATGCAAATTAA
- the yaaA gene encoding S4 domain-containing protein YaaA, translated as MINIIELDKEITLGQFLKSEGIISTGGQAKWYLQDHPVVLNGEPENRRGKKLLQDDLLEVEGETYQITYKTTE; from the coding sequence ATGATAAATATTATCGAACTTGATAAAGAAATTACGCTAGGACAATTTCTGAAATCAGAAGGCATTATTTCTACAGGTGGACAAGCGAAATGGTATTTGCAGGATCATCCTGTAGTTTTAAACGGAGAACCGGAAAATAGACGTGGTAAGAAGTTGCTTCAGGATGATTTACTGGAAGTTGAAGGTGAAACATATCAGATCACGTATAAGACGACAGAATGA